A region from the Hydrogenimonas sp. genome encodes:
- a CDS encoding similarity with glutathionylspermidine synthase, group 2 yields the protein MVPLRKLEPLTPEFLESIGFFWHTDSDETSYIADEAVVIDEVEAEAYYEAANTLYAMFVEAGEYVIENDLFHEIGIPFNLVDAVKKSWENDVHWHIYGRFDLAGGVGGDPIKLLEFNADTPTALFETAIVQWALLKANGLDEAGQFNNIYEAVRDNFKRLIVLEDDIADFEKHYRGWKILFSSVRGNIEDENTTRLLQKMADDAGFNTGFAYVDEVEFSDEEGIFFENERYEYWFKLIPWEVIAVEESDLARILTKIMENRRAIILNPAYTLMFQSKAMMKILWDLFPGHPLLLESSFEPLGIKQVQKPFFGREGGSVKILDEKGDVLEAAEDLYEGQPAIFQEYVQLPRDAMGRSYQAGVFFAYEGCGLGYRRGGEILDNMSKFVSHLIEV from the coding sequence ATGGTACCGCTGCGCAAACTTGAGCCTCTCACTCCGGAGTTTTTGGAATCGATAGGCTTTTTCTGGCATACAGACAGCGACGAAACCTCCTACATAGCCGACGAGGCGGTAGTGATAGACGAGGTGGAGGCGGAAGCCTACTATGAAGCCGCAAATACGCTCTACGCCATGTTTGTGGAGGCGGGTGAATATGTGATCGAGAACGACCTTTTTCACGAGATAGGGATACCCTTCAATCTCGTAGATGCGGTCAAAAAGAGCTGGGAGAACGATGTCCACTGGCATATTTACGGCCGTTTCGATCTTGCCGGCGGAGTCGGCGGAGATCCGATAAAGCTCCTGGAGTTCAACGCCGATACACCTACCGCTCTCTTTGAGACCGCCATCGTGCAGTGGGCTCTGCTGAAAGCGAACGGACTCGACGAGGCCGGGCAGTTCAACAACATCTACGAAGCGGTCAGAGACAACTTCAAGCGTCTGATAGTTCTTGAGGACGATATCGCGGATTTCGAAAAGCACTACCGCGGATGGAAGATACTCTTCAGCTCCGTTCGCGGAAACATAGAGGATGAGAATACGACCAGGCTCCTGCAGAAGATGGCTGACGATGCAGGCTTTAATACCGGGTTCGCCTATGTAGACGAGGTGGAGTTTTCCGATGAAGAGGGGATATTTTTCGAAAACGAGCGGTACGAGTACTGGTTCAAACTGATTCCTTGGGAGGTTATAGCCGTCGAGGAGAGCGATCTTGCCAGGATTCTCACGAAGATCATGGAGAACCGTAGGGCGATCATACTCAACCCCGCCTATACTCTCATGTTCCAGTCCAAAGCGATGATGAAGATTCTCTGGGACCTCTTCCCCGGCCATCCGCTGCTTCTGGAGAGCTCGTTCGAGCCTCTCGGCATCAAACAGGTGCAAAAGCCCTTCTTCGGCCGCGAAGGGGGGAGTGTGAAGATACTGGATGAGAAGGGTGACGTTCTGGAGGCGGCCGAAGATCTCTACGAAGGGCAGCCGGCCATATTCCAGGAGTATGTGCAGCTGCCCAGGGATGCCATGGGCAGAAGCTACCAGGCCGGAGTCTTTTTCGCATACGAAGGGTGCGGACTCGGTTACAGAAGAGGCGGAGAAATACTCGACAATATGAGCAAATTCGTAAGCCATCTTATCGAGGTCTGA
- a CDS encoding membrane lipoprotein produces the protein MKHYIKKISTYAMVGSIGAAAMVVMTGCEQRPQGSGDTFTQASQRQGAFVVIDEVAPNQYKIAEEYPADTTRVILRKLDGSEKILSKEELDALVAQEAKRIESGESALTQPNSGGGLSLGEALLASAAGAIIGSWIGSKLFNNPNYQQNRQRGYKSPSAYQRSVNSFNKAKQARSSSRAGTTRSGFFGSKSGTSSRSTFGS, from the coding sequence ATGAAACACTACATAAAAAAGATCTCCACATATGCCATGGTTGGTTCCATAGGGGCGGCTGCGATGGTGGTCATGACCGGCTGTGAACAGAGGCCGCAGGGGAGCGGAGATACCTTTACACAGGCGAGTCAGAGGCAGGGGGCATTTGTCGTCATAGATGAGGTGGCTCCGAACCAATACAAGATCGCGGAGGAGTATCCGGCCGATACCACGCGGGTGATATTGAGAAAACTCGACGGCAGCGAGAAGATCCTCTCCAAAGAGGAGCTCGACGCGCTTGTCGCGCAGGAGGCGAAGCGTATAGAGAGCGGGGAGTCCGCACTTACGCAGCCCAACTCGGGCGGAGGTCTCAGTCTGGGAGAGGCGCTTCTGGCCTCCGCCGCAGGGGCAATTATCGGAAGCTGGATAGGGAGCAAACTGTTCAACAACCCGAATTACCAGCAGAACCGGCAGCGTGGGTACAAATCCCCTTCGGCGTACCAAAGAAGCGTCAACAGCTTCAACAAAGCCAAGCAGGCAAGAAGCTCGAGTAGAGCCGGAACGACCCGTTCGGGGTTTTTCGGTTCAAAAAGCGGAACCTCTTCGCGCTCCACATTCGGTTCGTAG
- a CDS encoding aspartate carbamoyltransferase — MRHLITTDDLDTGEIEALFDDAEAYLQKPPPKLLQNRLIITLFFENSTRTRSSFEIAAKKLGADVVHLDVAKSSTKKGETLYDTAANLNAMGPDAIIVRHAQSGTPYQISRHVDCAIFNAGDGAHAHPSQALLDLFTIRRHFNSDIEGKKIAIVGDIKNSRVANSNMRLLPRFGLEITLVAPPHFMPETDFPSTDRLEDVLDDVDIIMSLRTQTERHAHPIYASLKDYASDYCITGELIGERDILLLHPGPVHRNIDIDDAMLADPRCKVLEQVRNGVAVRMAALKKLILANG, encoded by the coding sequence ATGCGGCATCTCATCACCACGGACGACCTTGATACCGGCGAAATTGAGGCCCTCTTCGACGATGCCGAAGCGTACCTTCAAAAGCCGCCGCCGAAGCTTCTGCAAAACCGCCTAATCATCACCCTCTTTTTCGAAAACTCCACCAGAACCCGCAGCAGTTTCGAGATAGCGGCGAAAAAGCTCGGCGCCGACGTCGTACACCTAGACGTGGCGAAGAGCTCGACGAAAAAGGGGGAGACCCTCTACGATACGGCGGCGAACCTCAACGCCATGGGCCCGGATGCAATAATAGTAAGACATGCCCAGAGCGGAACCCCCTACCAGATATCCCGCCATGTAGACTGTGCGATCTTCAATGCCGGCGACGGCGCACATGCGCACCCTAGTCAGGCTCTCCTGGACCTTTTTACCATAAGAAGGCACTTCAACTCCGATATAGAGGGGAAGAAGATCGCCATAGTGGGGGATATCAAAAACTCCCGTGTCGCAAACTCGAATATGCGCCTGCTTCCGAGGTTCGGGCTCGAGATAACCCTGGTAGCACCGCCCCACTTCATGCCCGAAACAGACTTTCCGTCCACCGACAGGCTGGAGGATGTGCTGGACGATGTCGACATAATAATGAGCCTCAGAACCCAGACCGAACGCCACGCACACCCCATATACGCAAGCCTGAAAGATTACGCCAGCGACTACTGTATAACCGGGGAGCTCATAGGCGAACGGGATATTCTGCTGCTCCATCCCGGGCCGGTGCACCGAAATATCGATATAGACGACGCTATGCTGGCAGACCCGCGCTGCAAAGTACTCGAGCAGGTGCGAAACGGGGTAGCGGTCAGAATGGCGGCTCTAAAAAAACTGATATTGGCAAATGGATAG
- a CDS encoding para-aminobenzoate synthase, aminase component — translation MDRLSALAKEGRPFLFVISYDKSEIFAEPLDELPPDILVSHRRPPSALHPAPTLLKHPVPFGRYADAFERVIEQIEAGNTYLLNLTFSTPVEIGLTLREIYERANAPFKLLFKNRFVCFSPEPFVTIENGTISTFPMKGTIDEALPGAAEKIMADEKEMAEHVMVVDLLRNDLGMVAEKVRVKRFRYIDKIVTADKTLLQVSSHIEAKLDEEWPSRLGEIMDALLPAGSITGTPKKRTCEIIESVESHERGFFTGVFGVCDGKRLWSAVMIRFIERTPGGLVYKSGGGITIDSDPQSEYREMIDKVYFPL, via the coding sequence ATGGATAGACTCTCCGCTCTCGCAAAAGAGGGGAGACCGTTTCTTTTCGTCATCTCCTACGACAAGAGCGAGATTTTCGCCGAACCCCTGGATGAACTTCCTCCAGATATACTCGTATCTCACCGCCGACCCCCTTCCGCCCTGCACCCGGCACCGACACTTCTCAAACATCCCGTACCTTTCGGAAGATACGCCGATGCGTTCGAGAGGGTCATAGAGCAGATAGAGGCGGGAAATACCTATCTTTTGAATCTCACTTTTTCCACCCCTGTAGAGATCGGCCTGACCCTCAGGGAGATATACGAAAGGGCGAACGCACCCTTCAAGCTCCTTTTCAAAAACAGATTTGTCTGCTTCTCGCCGGAGCCGTTCGTAACGATAGAAAACGGTACGATAAGTACTTTCCCTATGAAAGGGACCATAGACGAAGCCCTGCCCGGGGCCGCCGAAAAGATAATGGCCGACGAGAAGGAGATGGCGGAGCATGTGATGGTGGTCGACCTGCTCAGAAACGATCTCGGTATGGTGGCCGAAAAGGTAAGGGTAAAGAGGTTCCGTTACATAGACAAAATAGTAACGGCCGACAAAACCCTCCTGCAGGTGAGTTCACACATAGAGGCGAAACTGGATGAAGAGTGGCCAAGCCGCCTCGGGGAGATCATGGATGCGCTGCTTCCGGCCGGCTCCATCACCGGAACGCCGAAAAAGAGGACATGCGAAATCATAGAGTCGGTAGAGTCGCACGAGAGAGGCTTTTTTACCGGGGTTTTCGGAGTCTGTGACGGCAAAAGACTCTGGAGCGCAGTCATGATCCGCTTCATAGAACGGACTCCCGGCGGGCTCGTTTACAAAAGCGGCGGCGGAATAACCATAGACAGCGATCCCCAATCGGAGTATCGGGAGATGATAGACAAAGTCTACTTTCCGCTTTAA
- a CDS encoding uracil phosphoribosyltransferase, producing the protein MIIESSSPLVKHLVNSLRDAGCDAMCFRHGLKELAKLLLAEAAQSLPLTERKILTWQGSFTGSFIDESRVVCISILRAALPMQDGVLEVLTDAEGGFLAMRRDEQTHESRLYYDRIPDLKGKTAIVVDPMVATGGSLHDALSLVSEGGPDAIVSLNVIGAKEGVERVAAAFPGVAIHIAQIDPHLNRDAYIVPGLGDAGDRAFNTP; encoded by the coding sequence ATGATAATCGAGAGTAGTTCGCCGCTGGTGAAACATCTGGTGAACAGCCTCAGAGACGCCGGATGCGATGCCATGTGTTTCAGGCACGGGCTAAAAGAGCTGGCCAAGCTCCTTCTTGCGGAGGCTGCGCAGAGCCTTCCTCTTACCGAGCGCAAAATTCTTACCTGGCAGGGGAGTTTCACTGGGAGTTTCATAGATGAGAGCAGGGTTGTCTGCATCTCGATTCTGCGTGCGGCGCTTCCGATGCAGGATGGTGTTCTGGAGGTGCTAACCGATGCAGAAGGGGGTTTTTTGGCCATGAGGCGTGACGAGCAGACTCATGAAAGCCGTCTCTACTACGACAGAATCCCGGATCTCAAAGGAAAGACGGCGATAGTGGTGGACCCGATGGTCGCAACCGGAGGTTCGCTGCACGATGCCCTCTCGCTGGTATCGGAGGGCGGGCCCGATGCCATCGTATCGCTGAATGTCATAGGCGCGAAAGAGGGGGTCGAAAGAGTCGCCGCAGCGTTTCCGGGAGTGGCCATACACATAGCGCAGATAGATCCGCACCTGAACAGGGATGCGTACATAGTACCCGGTCTGGGAGATGCCGGAGACAGGGCATTCAACACTCCCTGA
- a CDS encoding cobalt-zinc-cadmium resistance protein CzcD, with protein MGIHRHKVSGDRLFLAIVLNVVITVAQIVGGVISGSLALLSDALHNFSDVTALTISHVARTISARKATSRSTFGYKRAEIIAALFNASVLVGIGIYLIYESVVRFYDPQPVLSSWVIVLGLLGVVVNGGSIWLLEAEAEGSMNIRAAYLHLLGDTLTSAAVVAGGTAMYFWQIYWVDPLVSVLIALYLIYASLSLIRESTGVLMEFAPEHIDIEKIAEEVKRVPDIENIHKIHLWRLNDKDLFLQAHLDFSRNLSLAEVNRRMGEVEKMLKERYGISYVVLQPEYMRKDEKFLIEGESHDNRE; from the coding sequence ATGGGAATCCATCGCCATAAAGTAAGCGGCGACAGGCTGTTTCTTGCCATTGTACTGAATGTCGTTATAACGGTGGCGCAGATAGTAGGGGGTGTCATCTCCGGTTCGCTTGCGCTTTTGAGCGACGCTCTGCACAACTTCAGCGATGTGACGGCTCTTACCATAAGCCATGTAGCTCGGACCATATCGGCCCGGAAAGCGACCAGCAGAAGTACTTTCGGCTACAAAAGGGCAGAAATCATAGCGGCCCTTTTCAACGCTTCGGTGCTTGTGGGTATAGGTATCTATCTTATCTACGAGTCCGTCGTGAGGTTTTACGACCCGCAGCCGGTACTCTCTTCGTGGGTCATCGTTCTGGGACTTCTGGGAGTCGTCGTCAACGGCGGCAGTATCTGGCTGCTGGAGGCGGAAGCCGAGGGGAGCATGAACATAAGGGCCGCATACCTGCACCTGCTTGGAGACACCCTTACCTCTGCAGCCGTCGTAGCGGGCGGTACGGCTATGTACTTCTGGCAGATATACTGGGTCGATCCGCTGGTTTCCGTTCTCATAGCCCTCTATCTCATCTACGCTTCCCTCTCCCTGATAAGGGAGTCTACGGGGGTGCTCATGGAGTTCGCTCCCGAGCATATCGATATAGAAAAGATAGCCGAAGAGGTGAAAAGAGTACCTGACATAGAGAATATTCACAAGATACATCTATGGCGCCTGAACGACAAAGATCTCTTCTTGCAGGCGCATCTCGATTTCAGTAGGAACCTGAGCCTGGCAGAGGTCAACCGGAGGATGGGGGAGGTGGAGAAGATGCTCAAGGAGCGTTACGGAATATCCTACGTCGTCCTTCAGCCGGAGTATATGCGCAAAGATGAAAAATTTCTGATCGAAGGAGAGAGTCATGATAATCGAGAGTAG
- a CDS encoding rhodanese-related sulfurtransferase encodes MKKAFEKYSSYIVALIFVAAGLYYLYGKGIIFANFESVKPVAAYEIMKKEPEIPVLDVRTPQEYRGEGHIEGAVLIPLGELSQRVGELASYRGKKILVYCRSGHRSAKASRMLADRGFKPLNIEGGIIGWKRAALPTVK; translated from the coding sequence GTGAAGAAAGCGTTTGAAAAATATAGCAGCTATATTGTCGCTCTAATCTTTGTTGCGGCGGGTCTCTACTATCTATACGGCAAAGGGATCATATTTGCCAACTTCGAGAGTGTGAAGCCTGTTGCGGCATATGAGATTATGAAAAAGGAGCCGGAAATTCCGGTTTTGGATGTACGTACTCCGCAGGAGTACCGTGGTGAAGGGCATATAGAAGGGGCCGTTCTGATTCCCCTGGGTGAGCTTTCTCAAAGAGTCGGCGAACTGGCTTCCTACAGAGGAAAAAAGATACTTGTCTACTGTAGAAGCGGCCATCGCAGCGCAAAAGCCTCCAGAATGCTCGCCGACAGAGGGTTCAAGCCTCTGAATATAGAGGGAGGGATAATCGGCTGGAAGCGTGCCGCCCTTCCGACCGTCAAATGA
- a CDS encoding programmed cell death toxin YdcE, giving the protein MFDRGGIYLAKLYPSKGHEVGKTRPVLVLQTDALNSIGHTTTIIAPLTTQCIDGSFPLRYRLKKRGKLQKTSEVLCDQIRAVDINRLLPDKLAALSEKEMLEIGQQIALILDMDL; this is encoded by the coding sequence ATGTTTGATCGGGGTGGAATCTACCTGGCGAAGCTCTATCCGTCAAAAGGGCATGAAGTTGGAAAAACGAGGCCCGTCCTAGTTCTACAGACCGATGCCCTCAACAGTATCGGGCATACCACGACTATCATTGCTCCTCTCACAACACAGTGTATTGACGGATCGTTCCCTCTTCGCTACCGCCTGAAAAAGCGGGGAAAGCTTCAAAAAACCTCGGAAGTTCTCTGCGACCAGATAAGAGCTGTCGATATAAACCGTTTACTGCCGGATAAGCTGGCCGCCCTATCGGAGAAAGAGATGCTCGAGATCGGGCAGCAGATCGCTCTGATCCTCGATATGGATCTGTGA
- a CDS encoding putative exported protein, giving the protein MQNWIKRGIGLCIAASAAQAMSFQPLGFESMGMGGAGVASATGSMAPYYNPALLAVDGHTTEVVLSGGVGVSEYNLAENLDRLSNDDLSGTLERIANNAPFGQNSDEDRNNIIDAKAVLKDMAGKTSGLVLTPGGAFGVQVKNFGIGLYVSSEATASPVIDPNRLDLVVYDDANTQQYYSYDPVTDTYTLSDQATYESTSLEYAINNGKTYLSLKGLSIGEVPFSYGHSFETSAGTVGVGGSLKYMYGITYDTKVSIDTSSGNVSDSFKDRDRRSSALGVDLGAYYTPGEYRNLRVAIVGKNLNGPEFDTVTNEVYKVDPMVRAGVYYAGFDHWLDFALDFDLTSNKTFLDGIDSQYIGGGINIHPTQWFSLRLGAMQNIADDTFGTVVTGGLGLGFKYLQIDLSGMVSTETGYYDGNEIPRYARLNLALVSRW; this is encoded by the coding sequence ATGCAAAACTGGATTAAAAGAGGTATCGGCCTATGTATAGCCGCTTCGGCTGCCCAGGCGATGAGCTTTCAGCCGCTCGGATTCGAGAGTATGGGCATGGGGGGTGCCGGCGTGGCGAGTGCCACAGGCTCGATGGCGCCATATTACAACCCGGCACTGCTCGCGGTGGACGGCCATACAACAGAGGTGGTTCTATCCGGCGGTGTAGGCGTTTCTGAGTACAATCTTGCCGAAAATCTGGACAGGCTGAGCAATGACGATCTCAGCGGGACGCTCGAGAGGATCGCGAACAATGCGCCATTTGGTCAAAACAGTGATGAAGATAGAAACAATATTATAGACGCGAAAGCCGTTTTGAAAGATATGGCGGGAAAGACAAGCGGCCTTGTGCTAACGCCGGGAGGGGCATTCGGAGTGCAGGTAAAAAACTTCGGTATAGGTCTTTACGTCAGCTCTGAGGCTACGGCATCTCCTGTGATAGATCCCAACCGTCTCGATCTTGTAGTTTACGATGACGCAAACACGCAACAGTACTACTCCTATGATCCGGTAACGGATACATATACGCTTTCCGATCAGGCGACATATGAAAGTACGTCGCTCGAGTACGCGATAAACAACGGTAAGACATACCTCTCTTTGAAGGGTCTCAGCATTGGCGAGGTGCCGTTCAGCTACGGACACTCTTTTGAGACTTCGGCCGGTACCGTCGGGGTGGGCGGCTCGCTGAAGTATATGTACGGCATAACGTACGATACTAAAGTGAGTATAGATACATCTTCGGGTAATGTCAGCGACTCCTTCAAAGACCGCGACAGAAGATCGTCCGCCCTGGGTGTGGACCTGGGAGCATACTATACCCCCGGAGAGTATAGGAATCTGCGTGTCGCGATTGTGGGTAAAAACCTCAACGGACCGGAATTCGATACGGTGACGAACGAGGTCTACAAAGTCGACCCGATGGTTCGAGCCGGGGTCTATTACGCCGGCTTCGACCACTGGCTCGATTTCGCGTTGGACTTCGACCTGACATCGAACAAAACTTTTCTTGACGGTATAGATTCGCAGTATATAGGCGGGGGTATTAATATCCATCCGACCCAGTGGTTCTCCCTGAGGCTGGGAGCCATGCAGAATATAGCGGACGATACATTCGGCACCGTAGTTACGGGAGGTCTCGGTCTGGGTTTCAAGTATCTTCAGATAGACCTTTCTGGTATGGTCAGTACCGAAACAGGCTACTATGACGGAAACGAAATTCCCCGTTACGCCCGTCTCAACCTGGCGCTCGTTTCGCGCTGGTAG
- a CDS encoding lead, cadmium, zinc and mercury transporting ATPase, giving the protein MAKVPCSHCHLEFDESVMITEEESSGDVHHFCCKGCQGIFHLLREEGLDTFYDKLGKSSLEPPKQREDDLHKFDLEGFRKKYIKERPDGLSEIYMIIEGIHCSACVWLNEKVLHQTDGIIEATINYTTNKAHIVWDPKQVKLSKIVEKIRSIGYNAYPYDPKLQEEHANRARRDYYSRLLVAIFATMNIMWIAVAKYTGMFTGMREDVKTVLDFAEWVLATPTLFYSGWIFYRGAWYGLKNRFVNMDSLVATGASLAYFYSIWAMVTDHGEVYFDSVTMIITFVLAGKYLEVLSKKRAADTMDALSNALPTEVTVIYGNEKTMVPVEEVKPGDIIEVRPGEKAAIDGVVLSGEGSFDESSLTGESEPIYKRPGDEIVSGSVAIDGVVRYEATKDYGTSTLATLVGLLEESLTKKPKIERLANEISGYFSKTILTIAVLTFIAWYWMSGGFEHALVVAISVIVIACPCALGLATPVATLIGINLAARRGVLFKEAAYIETMAKCDVLVLDKTGTVTEGKPHVVSYESYGDYDPSLLYSLVKSSIHPVSRGVEKYLKEHFENLKEVELENARQVEARGIVARYGGHTLRGGNAKMMREFGLDVDEQSEYTLFYFAIDDMVVARFELRDLPKKGAKEAIEDIRRLGIDIVMLTGDNEKAAQRVAEEVGIPSFKAGLLPEEKAKEIDILHAEGRLVVMAGDGINDALALSKSDIAIAMGSGSDVALEVSDVVLLDDRITSLRDAFLISRRTFRFVKQNLAISIIYNTITIPLAVAGYVIPLVAALSMSLSSLLVVGNSMRIKSAFKEKN; this is encoded by the coding sequence TTGGCCAAGGTTCCCTGTTCGCATTGTCATCTCGAGTTCGACGAATCGGTAATGATTACAGAAGAGGAGAGCAGCGGAGATGTTCACCACTTCTGCTGCAAAGGGTGTCAGGGGATCTTCCACCTTCTTCGTGAAGAGGGGCTGGACACCTTCTACGACAAGCTCGGAAAAAGCAGTCTCGAACCTCCGAAGCAAAGAGAAGATGATCTTCACAAGTTCGACCTGGAGGGTTTCAGGAAGAAATACATAAAAGAGCGTCCCGACGGTCTCAGCGAAATCTACATGATCATCGAAGGCATCCACTGCAGCGCCTGTGTCTGGCTCAACGAAAAGGTGCTTCACCAGACCGATGGAATCATCGAGGCGACCATAAACTACACGACGAACAAAGCTCACATCGTCTGGGACCCGAAGCAGGTAAAGCTCTCCAAAATCGTCGAGAAGATCCGCTCCATCGGATACAACGCCTACCCTTACGACCCGAAACTGCAGGAGGAGCACGCGAACAGGGCGCGGCGGGACTACTACTCGCGTCTACTCGTGGCTATATTCGCGACCATGAACATCATGTGGATAGCGGTAGCCAAATATACGGGTATGTTCACCGGAATGCGCGAAGATGTGAAGACGGTGCTCGATTTTGCGGAGTGGGTTCTAGCCACTCCTACACTCTTTTACAGCGGGTGGATCTTCTACAGGGGCGCATGGTACGGCCTGAAAAACAGGTTCGTCAACATGGACTCTCTTGTTGCCACCGGGGCCTCCCTGGCCTACTTCTACTCTATCTGGGCGATGGTGACGGACCACGGGGAGGTCTACTTCGACTCCGTTACGATGATCATCACCTTCGTTCTGGCCGGAAAATACCTGGAGGTTTTGAGCAAAAAGCGGGCGGCAGATACGATGGATGCGCTTTCGAACGCTCTACCCACGGAAGTTACGGTGATCTACGGCAACGAGAAGACGATGGTGCCGGTGGAGGAGGTGAAGCCGGGAGATATCATAGAGGTGCGTCCGGGTGAAAAGGCGGCTATAGACGGCGTGGTACTCAGCGGCGAGGGGAGTTTCGACGAGAGCTCCCTTACGGGTGAGAGCGAGCCCATCTACAAGCGTCCGGGCGATGAGATCGTCAGCGGAAGCGTGGCCATAGACGGGGTGGTGCGGTACGAGGCCACAAAAGATTACGGCACCTCCACTCTGGCTACGCTTGTGGGTCTTCTGGAGGAGTCGCTGACCAAAAAGCCGAAGATCGAGAGGCTCGCCAACGAGATTTCCGGCTACTTCTCAAAGACCATCCTTACCATCGCGGTGCTGACATTCATAGCGTGGTACTGGATGAGCGGCGGATTCGAACATGCGCTTGTCGTCGCCATCTCCGTCATCGTCATAGCCTGCCCCTGCGCGCTCGGGCTGGCTACGCCGGTGGCGACGCTGATAGGCATAAATCTTGCGGCGCGGCGCGGTGTGCTCTTCAAGGAGGCGGCCTATATAGAAACGATGGCCAAGTGCGACGTCCTGGTACTCGACAAGACGGGAACCGTAACGGAAGGGAAGCCGCACGTGGTGAGTTACGAGAGCTACGGCGACTACGACCCGAGCCTCCTCTACTCACTGGTCAAAAGCTCCATCCATCCCGTCAGCCGCGGAGTCGAAAAGTATCTCAAAGAGCACTTCGAAAACCTCAAAGAGGTGGAGCTTGAAAATGCCAGGCAGGTGGAGGCGCGCGGAATCGTAGCGAGGTATGGGGGGCACACACTCCGCGGCGGGAACGCGAAGATGATGAGAGAGTTCGGGCTCGATGTCGACGAGCAGAGCGAGTATACTCTCTTCTACTTCGCCATAGACGACATGGTGGTAGCCCGCTTCGAGCTCAGGGACCTGCCCAAAAAAGGGGCGAAAGAGGCTATAGAAGATATCCGCCGTCTGGGCATCGATATAGTGATGCTTACCGGGGACAACGAAAAGGCGGCGCAGAGGGTGGCCGAGGAGGTCGGAATACCGAGCTTCAAAGCGGGGCTTTTGCCTGAAGAGAAGGCGAAAGAGATAGATATTCTGCACGCCGAGGGGCGGCTGGTGGTCATGGCGGGCGACGGCATAAACGATGCGCTCGCACTTAGCAAGAGCGACATAGCCATAGCGATGGGAAGCGGTTCCGACGTGGCGCTGGAGGTGAGCGACGTAGTGCTTCTGGATGACCGCATAACCTCGCTGCGCGACGCCTTCCTGATAAGCCGCCGCACATTCAGATTCGTCAAGCAGAATCTCGCCATTTCGATAATCTACAACACCATAACCATACCGCTGGCCGTAGCCGGGTATGTCATTCCGCTTGTCGCCGCTTTGTCGATGAGTCTGAGTTCCCTGCTGGTCGTCGGTAACTCGATGCGCATCAAATCGGCCTTTAAAGAGAAAAATTAA
- a CDS encoding rubredoxin, with amino-acid sequence MQYVDMSSDEFLAELEKTKKFTEKVCKQFGWVYNPNEEVNEGVTMGLARNKMLYGKRWCPCFMVIEDENGNHKSADDRLCPCKPAIEKEIPEEGKCHCGIFCTPEYAATHDH; translated from the coding sequence ATGCAGTATGTAGATATGAGTTCCGACGAGTTTCTGGCCGAGCTGGAGAAGACGAAGAAGTTTACGGAAAAAGTGTGCAAGCAGTTCGGGTGGGTATATAACCCCAACGAAGAGGTCAACGAGGGTGTGACCATGGGCCTTGCGCGAAACAAGATGCTCTACGGCAAGAGGTGGTGCCCATGCTTCATGGTCATAGAAGATGAGAATGGAAATCACAAGAGTGCGGATGACAGACTCTGCCCATGCAAGCCGGCCATAGAGAAGGAGATCCCCGAAGAGGGTAAATGCCACTGCGGCATCTTCTGTACGCCGGAGTATGCGGCAACGCATGATCATTGA
- a CDS encoding stress responsive alpha-beta barrel domain protein Dabb, which produces MVVHIVMFRFKDESKAESIEKVKGMLEALPAKIEPLRSMEVGVDFLHSERSMDLVLTSVFDDREGLEAYRVHPAHLEVVEFIKEVTVESRVVDYEKGAD; this is translated from the coding sequence TTGGTAGTTCATATCGTGATGTTTCGGTTCAAGGATGAGTCGAAGGCGGAGAGTATAGAGAAGGTAAAGGGTATGCTCGAAGCGCTGCCCGCCAAGATAGAGCCGCTTCGTTCGATGGAGGTTGGAGTCGATTTTCTCCACTCCGAGCGCTCTATGGACCTTGTGCTCACATCCGTTTTCGACGACAGGGAGGGGCTGGAGGCTTACCGGGTACATCCTGCCCATCTGGAGGTCGTAGAGTTCATCAAAGAGGTGACGGTAGAGAGCAGAGTGGTCGACTACGAAAAGGGGGCGGATTGA